In one window of Mastigocladopsis repens PCC 10914 DNA:
- a CDS encoding NADPH-dependent FMN reductase — translation MITAKILAFAGSARQDSVNKKLVKIAVEGAKAVGAEVTYLDFRDLPLPLYDGDLEEAEGLPENALKLKALMKAHQGFLIACPEYNSSITPLLKNAIDWASRPEPDEPSLVCFKEKVAVLMSASPGTLGGLRGLTHVRSILGNIGVLVLPDQEAIGNAYQAFDENGNLKDEAQQTSILQLGSKLATVTAKLNLPV, via the coding sequence ATGATCACTGCCAAAATTCTCGCTTTTGCCGGGAGTGCTCGCCAAGATTCTGTCAACAAAAAACTGGTGAAAATTGCCGTTGAAGGAGCTAAAGCCGTAGGTGCAGAAGTGACCTACCTGGATTTCCGCGATCTGCCCTTACCGCTCTATGATGGGGATTTGGAGGAGGCTGAGGGACTGCCAGAGAATGCCCTCAAGCTCAAGGCCCTAATGAAAGCGCATCAGGGATTCCTCATTGCCTGCCCAGAATACAACAGTTCGATCACCCCACTGCTGAAAAATGCGATCGATTGGGCATCGCGTCCTGAACCGGACGAACCTTCATTGGTGTGTTTCAAAGAAAAGGTTGCGGTGTTAATGAGTGCTTCCCCTGGAACATTGGGAGGCTTACGAGGATTAACTCATGTCCGTTCCATTCTTGGCAACATTGGGGTTCTGGTGTTGCCAGATCAGGAAGCAATTGGGAACGCTTATCAAGCGTTTGATGAGAATGGCAATTTGAAGGATGAAGCCCAACAGACAAGTATCTTGCAACTTGGCAGCAAACTCGCAACGGTGACTGCCAAACTCAATCTCCCTGTCTAA